The Halobacterium litoreum genome includes a region encoding these proteins:
- a CDS encoding DNA-directed RNA polymerase subunit P: MSYKCSRCKRDVELDEYGGVRCPYCGHRVLLKERSRDVKEVGVR, encoded by the coding sequence ATGTCGTACAAGTGCTCCCGCTGTAAGCGAGACGTCGAACTCGACGAGTACGGCGGCGTGCGCTGTCCCTACTGCGGTCACCGCGTGCTCCTGAAGGAGCGCAGTCGCGACGTGAAGGAAGTCGGCGTCCGGTAG
- a CDS encoding DUF2070 family protein, with product MTETQGELASLSKYIFRAPRWYTSVALSLVVAALAGIAAFDSLYVLEDAWQGVFFIGIPTVVASLATTPVDRFFGGQLSYNRSSLLATACEVVVVVVLVLAGVIATLSETLGQNFVFDALIAALALVFAIRFLVVLAVSRNSLLVAAVPAGIQTATGGILLFVYSGTMNFLTEGGPIVSAYLSRPSRAPPEIQYAFTPEDFALLAFMTALYGAVAYGFVAIVDRPWKRSLGVSVLDFIRGFIGHIAEGTRELEDFFEQIGEEAVVPVTVLSFRRTGDETEKARVVLPMIHPGPMGEIGGGNLPQRIAETSSGLAFPPHATAGHDFNLVTEREVDTLIEAAERAYENIEYSDRATASVRVQEGEAKLLGQSFGDDAFLVSTYAPEFADDVEYAVGLSAAAEARVEGMDDVLLADAHNCNNGLDGDDLGHVYPGSERSFQMIQAAGAAARDLRDADEHDLRLGTAWDRTTWRPADGIGPLGVRVAVLEAGDERTAYVLVDGNNMEPGLREEILDALDGVDHAEVMTTDTHIVNTVESSNQVGAAIDWAELTGLVADLTADAVDDLEPVEAGMASERAEVTVFGNDRTETLASHANAVIAMGGAVAGLAVLATVTISVLIFFLT from the coding sequence ATGACGGAGACGCAGGGCGAACTGGCCAGCCTCTCGAAGTACATCTTCCGCGCCCCCCGGTGGTACACGAGCGTCGCGCTCTCGCTCGTCGTCGCCGCGCTCGCCGGCATCGCGGCCTTCGACAGCCTCTACGTCCTCGAAGACGCCTGGCAGGGCGTCTTCTTCATCGGCATCCCGACGGTCGTCGCCAGCCTCGCGACCACGCCCGTCGACCGCTTCTTCGGCGGCCAACTCTCCTACAACCGGTCGTCGCTGCTCGCCACCGCCTGCGAGGTCGTCGTGGTGGTCGTCCTCGTGCTCGCGGGCGTCATCGCGACGCTGTCGGAGACGCTCGGCCAGAACTTCGTCTTCGACGCGCTCATCGCCGCGCTCGCGCTCGTGTTCGCCATTCGCTTCCTCGTCGTGCTCGCCGTCTCCCGGAACTCCCTGCTCGTCGCGGCGGTCCCGGCGGGCATCCAGACCGCGACCGGTGGCATTCTGTTGTTCGTCTACAGCGGCACGATGAATTTCCTCACCGAGGGCGGCCCCATCGTCAGCGCGTACCTCTCCCGTCCTTCGCGCGCGCCGCCCGAGATTCAGTACGCGTTCACGCCCGAGGACTTCGCGCTCCTGGCGTTCATGACGGCGCTGTACGGCGCCGTCGCGTACGGCTTCGTCGCCATCGTCGACCGCCCGTGGAAGCGCAGCCTCGGCGTGAGCGTCCTCGATTTCATTCGCGGGTTCATCGGCCACATCGCCGAAGGCACCCGCGAACTCGAGGACTTCTTCGAGCAAATCGGGGAGGAAGCCGTCGTCCCCGTCACCGTGCTGTCGTTCCGGCGCACCGGCGACGAGACGGAGAAAGCCCGGGTCGTCCTGCCGATGATTCACCCCGGGCCCATGGGCGAAATCGGCGGCGGGAACCTCCCGCAGCGAATCGCCGAGACGTCCTCGGGGCTGGCGTTCCCGCCCCACGCCACCGCCGGCCACGACTTCAACCTCGTCACCGAGCGCGAGGTCGACACTCTCATCGAGGCCGCCGAGCGCGCGTACGAGAACATCGAGTACAGCGACCGCGCGACCGCCAGTGTCCGCGTCCAGGAGGGCGAAGCGAAACTGCTCGGGCAGTCCTTCGGCGACGACGCCTTCCTCGTCTCCACGTACGCGCCCGAGTTCGCCGACGACGTCGAGTACGCGGTCGGCCTGTCGGCCGCCGCCGAGGCGCGCGTCGAGGGGATGGACGACGTGTTGCTCGCCGACGCCCACAACTGCAACAACGGCCTCGACGGCGACGACCTCGGGCACGTCTACCCGGGGAGCGAGCGCTCCTTCCAGATGATTCAGGCCGCCGGCGCCGCGGCCCGCGACCTCCGCGACGCCGACGAACACGACCTCCGACTCGGCACCGCGTGGGACCGCACGACGTGGCGGCCGGCCGACGGCATCGGCCCGCTCGGCGTGCGCGTCGCCGTCCTCGAAGCGGGCGACGAGCGCACGGCCTACGTGCTCGTGGACGGCAACAACATGGAACCCGGGCTCCGCGAGGAGATTCTCGACGCCCTCGACGGCGTCGACCACGCCGAAGTGATGACGACGGACACCCACATCGTGAACACCGTCGAGTCCTCGAACCAGGTCGGCGCCGCCATCGACTGGGCGGAACTCACCGGTCTCGTCGCCGACCTCACCGCGGACGCCGTCGACGACCTCGAACCGGTGGAAGCCGGCATGGCGAGCGAGCGCGCGGAAGTCACCGTTTTCGGGAACGACCGCACCGAGACGCTCGCCAGCCACGCCAACGCCGTCATCGCGATGGGCGGCGCCGTCGCCGGTCTCGCCGTCCTCGCGACGGTGACCATCAGCGTCCTCATCTTCTTCCTGACGTAA
- a CDS encoding 50S ribosomal protein L37ae, with product MANQGSAGRFGARYGRVSRRRVSEIEDDMHDDHACPDCGADAVSRKGTGIWQCGKCDYKYAGGAYRPQTPGGKSVTRSIRTALGESEDAEAVEE from the coding sequence ATGGCTAATCAGGGCTCCGCGGGTCGGTTCGGCGCGCGCTACGGCCGCGTCTCCCGCCGACGCGTCTCCGAGATCGAGGACGACATGCACGACGACCACGCCTGTCCCGACTGCGGTGCGGACGCCGTCTCCCGGAAGGGCACCGGCATCTGGCAGTGTGGCAAGTGCGACTACAAGTACGCCGGCGGCGCATACCGCCCGCAGACGCCGGGTGGCAAGTCCGTCACGCGCTCGATTCGCACCGCGCTCGGCGAGTCCGAGGACGCGGAAGCCGTCGAGGAGTAA
- a CDS encoding DUF2103 domain-containing protein has translation MECRRCGTPLRKPGDYCLTCDTANCDAVVAACDRDHATLTFLDDEDTVGRTDIATVPEEGGEAGVVELRNFAGRIADEIRRKRPEDVFVAGDHDVIRAVRADLHYEVYRVPSENPVESVLERRGDRSLEVVEKPATEKIGGRHSTVIGNRDGQQAIRTVAGHPNVKKVIPGPIDAGGSGSRTGVRAKVTRADDNGNLRLLVRDGSSVQENRVVTTAMDRDTGERVREDLNGALADADLRD, from the coding sequence ATGGAGTGTCGGCGGTGTGGAACCCCACTCAGGAAGCCGGGCGACTACTGCCTGACCTGTGACACCGCCAACTGCGACGCCGTCGTCGCGGCCTGCGACCGCGACCACGCGACGCTGACGTTTCTGGACGACGAGGACACCGTCGGCCGCACCGACATCGCCACCGTCCCCGAGGAGGGCGGCGAGGCGGGCGTGGTGGAACTCCGGAACTTCGCGGGCCGCATCGCGGACGAGATTCGCCGCAAGCGCCCCGAGGACGTGTTCGTCGCGGGCGACCACGACGTGATTCGCGCGGTGCGCGCGGACCTCCACTACGAGGTGTACCGCGTCCCCAGCGAGAACCCCGTCGAGAGCGTGCTGGAGCGCCGCGGCGACCGGTCGCTGGAGGTCGTGGAGAAGCCCGCCACCGAGAAGATCGGCGGGCGTCACTCGACGGTCATCGGGAACCGGGACGGCCAGCAGGCGATTCGCACGGTCGCCGGCCACCCGAACGTGAAGAAGGTGATTCCCGGCCCTATCGACGCCGGCGGCTCCGGATCCCGAACCGGCGTCCGCGCGAAGGTGACGCGGGCCGACGACAACGGGAATTTGCGCCTGCTCGTGCGGGACGGCTCCAGCGTACAGGAGAACCGCGTCGTCACGACGGCGATGGACCGGGACACCGGCGAGCGCGTGCGCGAGGACCTCAACGGCGCGCTCGCCGACGCCGACCTGCGGGACTGA
- a CDS encoding YIP1 family protein, with the protein MAPRTPLRNPRQYFEAHGFRFGPALAAVGAAVVALAGTLLGFAALFSRRLASAGHGDAADAVWSLVWSELFGAVLALFVGWLLLAGVLHLIALATLSHDGSFGETVAVTGWGTAPSVLSTLFAFVVLAVALDGASLTSPEAFAEQFRSTVASTGVVRAVVSFLVATWQLYVYDAGLAVAFDTDSALLPAALVAYGGWLLSLL; encoded by the coding sequence ATGGCTCCCCGCACGCCCCTCCGCAACCCGCGACAGTACTTCGAGGCACACGGCTTCCGCTTCGGTCCCGCGCTCGCCGCCGTCGGCGCGGCCGTCGTCGCGCTCGCCGGCACTCTCCTCGGGTTCGCCGCGCTGTTCAGCCGCCGCCTCGCGAGCGCCGGCCACGGCGACGCCGCGGACGCCGTCTGGAGCCTCGTCTGGTCCGAGTTGTTCGGCGCCGTCCTGGCGCTGTTCGTCGGCTGGCTGCTGCTCGCGGGCGTCCTCCACCTGATTGCGCTCGCGACACTCAGCCACGACGGCTCCTTCGGCGAGACGGTGGCTGTCACCGGCTGGGGCACCGCGCCGTCGGTCCTCAGTACGCTGTTCGCGTTCGTCGTGCTCGCCGTCGCGCTCGACGGCGCGTCGCTTACCTCCCCGGAAGCGTTCGCCGAACAGTTCCGGTCTACCGTCGCGTCGACCGGCGTCGTGCGCGCCGTCGTCTCCTTCCTCGTCGCGACGTGGCAACTGTACGTCTACGACGCCGGCCTCGCCGTCGCGTTCGACACCGACTCCGCGCTCCTCCCCGCCGCACTCGTCGCGTACGGCGGCTGGCTGTTGAGCCTGCTCTGA
- a CDS encoding DUF3194 domain-containing protein — protein MPSDEAVVETASEAAEGLVFDRLRNSDVEDLDITVTFEDGVLDVDVYVHAPEADADVEQVAEDAALAARAAVDDLFADEE, from the coding sequence ATGCCGTCAGACGAAGCGGTCGTAGAGACGGCGTCCGAGGCCGCCGAAGGCCTCGTGTTCGACCGTCTGCGGAACAGCGACGTGGAGGACCTCGACATCACGGTGACGTTCGAGGACGGCGTCCTCGACGTGGACGTGTACGTCCACGCGCCCGAGGCTGACGCCGACGTGGAGCAGGTCGCCGAGGACGCGGCGCTCGCGGCGCGCGCCGCCGTCGACGACCTGTTCGCTGACGAGGAGTAG
- the pth2 gene encoding peptidyl-tRNA hydrolase Pth2, whose amino-acid sequence MKQVIAARTDIGMGQGKLAAQVAHASLKAYEYADEDVKRRWKAEGQQKVVVKASGERELYAIAEEAKQRGLPSAVIEDAGRTQLEPGTPTAVAVGPAPDADVDQVTGDLSLF is encoded by the coding sequence ATGAAACAGGTCATCGCGGCGCGGACGGACATCGGGATGGGACAGGGGAAACTCGCGGCGCAGGTCGCCCACGCCTCCCTGAAGGCCTACGAGTACGCCGACGAGGACGTGAAACGCCGGTGGAAGGCGGAGGGGCAACAGAAGGTCGTCGTGAAGGCCAGCGGGGAGCGCGAACTGTACGCCATCGCGGAGGAGGCCAAACAGCGCGGCCTGCCGTCGGCGGTCATCGAGGACGCGGGCCGCACCCAACTCGAACCGGGGACGCCGACAGCCGTCGCCGTCGGTCCGGCGCCGGACGCCGACGTGGACCAAGTGACCGGCGACCTCTCGCTGTTCTGA
- a CDS encoding prefoldin subunit beta translates to MQGNLPPEAQEKLEQLQDLQEKAQTVAAQKQQAESQLSEAETALDALDDIESGTTMYREVGELLVETEYDDAQDDLEEKVDDLEIRVETLTKQEERVQDQFDSLQEELQNMLGGAGGAMGGPSA, encoded by the coding sequence ATGCAGGGCAATCTGCCGCCGGAAGCACAGGAGAAACTCGAGCAGCTACAGGACCTCCAGGAGAAGGCCCAGACCGTCGCCGCGCAGAAGCAGCAGGCCGAGAGCCAGCTCTCCGAGGCCGAGACCGCACTCGACGCGCTGGACGACATCGAGTCCGGCACGACGATGTACCGCGAGGTCGGCGAACTCCTCGTGGAGACGGAGTACGACGACGCCCAGGACGACCTCGAGGAGAAGGTCGACGACCTCGAAATCCGCGTCGAGACCCTCACGAAGCAGGAGGAGCGCGTGCAGGACCAGTTCGACAGCCTGCAGGAGGAACTCCAGAACATGCTCGGCGGCGCCGGCGGTGCGATGGGCGGCCCGAGCGCGTAA
- a CDS encoding KEOPS complex subunit Pcc1 — translation MHSTELVFAYGSTATARVVERSVAVEAGDIEGDRSEAAVSRTGDTVTVTVEAQDLTALRAGQNTWLTLVEVAERVAERSEATH, via the coding sequence GTGCATTCGACGGAACTGGTTTTCGCGTACGGTTCGACCGCGACTGCTCGCGTCGTGGAGCGCAGCGTCGCGGTCGAAGCCGGCGACATCGAGGGCGACCGGAGCGAAGCCGCCGTCTCCCGGACCGGCGACACCGTCACGGTCACCGTCGAGGCGCAGGATTTGACGGCGCTGCGCGCCGGCCAGAACACGTGGTTGACGTTAGTCGAGGTAGCGGAGCGAGTTGCCGAACGGAGTGAGGCAACTCACTGA
- the truD gene encoding tRNA pseudouridine(13) synthase TruD, with protein MREAHELERAVGMEYYASDADGTGGRLRDSPEDFRVTEIEDFDTQPVDADAGDYPWLVVRATLLRWDTNDFARAFANAVGMSRERVTWAGTKDRHAVTTQLFAVRDLDPEQVPEIADADVEVVGRAGRGLQFGDLAGNEFRIVVRDPERPEQVDEISAELAEFAGGDPAVPNFFGQQRFGSKRPITHEVGLAILRDDWEGAAMAYLGRPTEHEPEDSQRAREYVEETRDWTGALEEFPQRLRYERTMLHELADGGSFRDAVETFPSNLQRLFVNAAQSYAFNLMLSERLERGLPFHEPVAGDVVWFAEADAPEGVARPDPSREQRVTESRVDVMARHCERGRAFVTAPLVGTETEFADGEPGDIERSVLSDLDLAPGDFDLPGDFDSQGTRRAVLLRPDLAVERDPLTFEFALPSGSYATVVLREYLKPSPLEL; from the coding sequence ATGCGCGAGGCACACGAACTGGAGCGCGCCGTCGGGATGGAGTACTACGCGAGCGACGCCGACGGCACCGGCGGCCGCCTCCGGGACTCGCCCGAGGACTTCCGCGTCACCGAAATCGAGGACTTCGACACCCAGCCCGTGGACGCGGACGCCGGCGACTACCCGTGGCTCGTCGTGCGCGCGACGCTCCTCCGGTGGGACACCAACGACTTCGCCCGGGCGTTCGCGAACGCCGTCGGGATGAGCCGCGAGCGCGTGACGTGGGCGGGGACGAAAGACCGCCACGCCGTCACCACCCAGTTGTTCGCGGTGCGCGACCTCGACCCCGAGCAGGTGCCCGAGATTGCCGACGCCGACGTCGAGGTCGTGGGTCGGGCGGGCCGCGGCCTCCAGTTCGGCGACCTCGCGGGCAACGAGTTCCGCATCGTCGTGCGCGACCCCGAGCGCCCCGAGCAGGTGGACGAAATTTCGGCGGAGCTCGCGGAGTTCGCGGGCGGCGACCCAGCCGTACCCAATTTCTTCGGCCAGCAGCGCTTCGGGAGCAAGCGCCCCATCACCCACGAGGTAGGGCTCGCGATTCTGCGCGACGACTGGGAGGGCGCGGCGATGGCGTACCTCGGGCGGCCGACCGAACACGAGCCCGAGGACTCCCAGCGAGCGCGAGAGTACGTCGAAGAGACGCGGGACTGGACGGGCGCGCTGGAGGAGTTCCCGCAGCGACTGCGCTACGAGCGCACGATGCTCCACGAACTCGCGGACGGCGGGAGCTTCCGGGACGCCGTCGAGACGTTCCCGTCGAACCTCCAGCGGCTGTTCGTGAACGCCGCGCAGTCCTACGCGTTCAATCTGATGCTCTCCGAGCGCCTCGAACGCGGCCTGCCGTTCCACGAACCCGTCGCGGGCGACGTGGTGTGGTTCGCGGAAGCCGACGCGCCAGAGGGCGTCGCGCGCCCCGACCCGAGTCGGGAACAGCGCGTCACCGAGTCGCGGGTGGACGTGATGGCGCGGCACTGCGAGCGCGGCCGGGCGTTCGTCACCGCGCCGCTCGTCGGGACGGAGACGGAGTTCGCGGACGGCGAGCCAGGCGACATCGAGCGTTCCGTCCTCTCGGACCTCGACCTCGCGCCCGGAGATTTCGACCTGCCCGGCGACTTCGACTCGCAGGGCACGCGCCGGGCCGTCCTGCTCCGCCCCGACCTCGCCGTGGAGCGCGACCCCCTGACCTTCGAGTTCGCGCTCCCCTCGGGGAGTTACGCGACAGTCGTCCTCCGAGAGTACCTGAAGCCGAGTCCGCTCGAACTCTGA